A genomic segment from Streptomyces sp. TLI_235 encodes:
- a CDS encoding diketogulonate reductase-like aldo/keto reductase, whose protein sequence is MSTIPSVTLNNGAVIPQLGFGVWQVPDAEAAPAVRAAIEAGYRSIDTAAVYENETGTGAAIAESGVAREELFVTTKLWNSGTVDWSGQQGRDAVLRAFDDSLAKLGLDYVDLYLIHWPRPMHGSFGNIWKAFEELAADGRARSVGVSNFGPQQLEVLLQESSVAPVLNQVELHPYFPQHELRAFHAQHGIATEAWSPLGQGKSLLDEPALAKVAAKHGRTAAQVVLRWHLQSGVIAIPKSVTPSRIRENLDVAGFELDAEDMAAIASIDTGSRIGPDPQGFDWN, encoded by the coding sequence GTGAGCACCATCCCCAGCGTCACGCTCAACAACGGCGCGGTGATCCCGCAGCTCGGTTTCGGCGTCTGGCAGGTTCCGGACGCGGAGGCCGCGCCGGCGGTCCGCGCGGCGATCGAGGCGGGCTACCGCTCGATCGACACCGCGGCCGTGTACGAGAACGAGACCGGCACCGGTGCCGCGATAGCCGAGTCGGGCGTCGCCCGCGAGGAGCTGTTCGTCACCACCAAGCTGTGGAACTCCGGCACCGTCGACTGGTCCGGGCAGCAGGGCCGGGACGCCGTGCTCCGCGCGTTCGACGACTCGCTCGCCAAGCTCGGGCTGGACTACGTCGACCTGTACCTGATCCACTGGCCGCGGCCGATGCACGGCAGCTTCGGCAACATCTGGAAGGCCTTCGAGGAGCTGGCGGCGGACGGCCGCGCCAGGTCGGTGGGCGTCTCCAACTTCGGTCCGCAGCAGCTGGAGGTGCTGCTGCAGGAGAGCTCGGTGGCGCCGGTGCTCAACCAGGTGGAGCTGCACCCCTACTTCCCGCAGCACGAGCTGCGGGCCTTCCACGCGCAGCACGGCATCGCGACCGAGGCCTGGAGCCCGCTCGGCCAGGGCAAGTCGCTGCTCGACGAGCCGGCGCTGGCGAAGGTGGCGGCCAAGCACGGCCGCACCGCGGCCCAGGTGGTGCTGCGCTGGCACCTGCAGAGCGGCGTCATCGCGATCCCGAAGTCGGTCACCCCGTCGCGGATCAGGGAGAACCTCGACGTGGCCGGCTTCGAGCTGGACGCGGAGGACATGGCGGCGATCGCCTCGATCGACACCGGTAGCCGGATCGGCCCGGACCCGCAGGGCTTCGACTGGAA